tattttatgaGTCCATCTGAGCAGACAGCCATCTAGCCAATCAGAGCTCAGAGATCTGTGGGGCGGATCAGGCTGACTTCTAAAGTTCATTAGGTCAAATGTCATCACTCGGAGAAAGTGGTGAAGCAGCAGCTAAGTGATATTTTATTAAAATAGGCTATTATAAAACATCTTCTTATAACTAAGAATTATAATCTAAGTCCTATCAATTTAGACCCTAGAATAGATTAGTTATATTTGAAGTTTTTTAATATTGTTGAGGTGTAAAATTGTATCCCAAATAGTTGATCTTCTAAAATGACCAATTTCGCAGTTGTCCGTTTGAAACCATTTGATTGGCTGTTGTCACCTCCCACCGCCTCCGCACAACACCATTTGATTGGCTGCTTTCCAAAACGCGGACAGGTCAAAACGTGCGTATTGTCCAACTTGCACTCAGTTTAGTTCTCAATTCATTGAACCATGGCATCGTTTAGTTATCAACTCCAACACCTACCGAAAATGGAGTCCGAAAATAAGAGTTTCCAACCGTGGCGGGACTACATGAAGCTAGCGGACGCAGTGCGGGAGATGAAGTTAGGGAACTTCACATCAGAACCGTCAACTGTTGACGGTCATCACTCCAGTATATGCGCGACCATGGTGGAATTTGAACAGTTCCCGTCGCGAGCCTTGCTGTCACCGATAGCACCGGTGGCGACACCACCTCTACGGCACGAAAATTCCAAAAGTGTCCCCTTGCGTAAAGCCGCTCCTTTACATCCGAGCAGCAGCGAGGGTCCCACGACTTCTACAGCAGCGTCCAGACCCTCCGTGGGGACCCGGgtccagagggagagaaagaaggcgACCCGCTCCAAGATGCCGGAGGGAGCGCCATCACCTGAGCGCCTGTCCTGCAGCTTCTGCAAACACAACGGGGAGTCTGAATCTGTGTTTGGGTCCCACAGTCTAAAGGACCAGGATGGGGCCGTGGTGTGCCCGTACCTGCGGCAGTATGCCTGTCCTCTCTGCGGGGCCACCGGGGCTCAAGCCCACACCAAGCGCTTCTGTCCCCGGGTGGAAACCACCTACAACTCTGTCTATGTCAAGTGATAGAAGCGCTAACTCTGGTCCAGGCCATTACTGCGCTACCCTCTAGACCTACTAACATGGTCAACTTGTTGTTGCGAGATGGGTGGGACCAGAGCTAGAGAAGCGCTGGAGAGACTTCAGGCTGTTGTTTTGCAGACTTTCTTTGATCGTCTCTAGCGCACTGTATGCGGACAATTGTAAGAGGATTTAGGTGTGAATATTTAGTTTAGACGTCGTTTGGAATAGCCTGACTAGTTTGTAGACTGTGTAATAGCCTGACTAGTTTGTAGAATGTGTCATAGCCTGTTTATCgtgtgatttgatttatttatttattaacttttTCTCGTGTGTTTTCAACTTTTTTCACTTATTTCAATGTATTTATGACGTGTGGTTTTTCATTATATGCATGCCCGTGCACTTGTTCTTTACAACACATGTTGGGTTTGAGTTTTCTGGTTTAACTTTAAAGTgtaaatgtctctgtctgtctgtgaccaaaCTAACTACGTATTTATATGTTGCTGTGAGATTTTGTAAAACCTCCCAACCTCTGATACCGTGTCGGACGAATAAACCGCCCTTATCAACAAActctcactgcagaattagacgTATATCCACGTTTCTCCCTGCTACTTTGGGGAGGGAAAAAAAACCTGGATTCCAAAATTGTTCCCTTGTGTAAAGACGCTCCTTTACATCCGAGCAGCAGCAAGGGTCCCAAGACCCCTACAGCAGCCTCCAGACCCTCTGTGGGCACCCGGgtccagagggagagaaagaagccACCGGAAGGAGCGCCAGTCCTGCAGCTTCTGCAAACACAACGGGCAAAACTCAACGTTTCTCCCTGCTACTTCGGGGAGGAAAAACGGAAGTGTTGTCTTGTTTTGAGACTTGTTTTCCTGACTTTTAAAACGACATGCTCTAATCTAACTGTACATCTGCAGGTCTACGGGCCTAAAATAACCATTATAAGAACATTGCTATTGACATCAAGACAACTTCTGTTTTATGACGTGGTGTGCAGAGCTACTTTTGTGTCATTGTAATTTGCCGTGCTAGCTACTATTTTAGTGTTATACTTGTTTTTTAATAGATCTAGAGGTGTggtttcttgtttgtttgttttttggtttTGTTTTACTTTTCAACGTGTATGCTACTTAGATTAGAGATGCAGGCCAAACAAATGGTTGAATACTCCAGTCATCCAaatcatagactgtcctctctgcggGGCCACCGGGGCTCAAGCGCTTCTGCCCCCGGGTGGAAACCACCTACAGCTCGGTCTATGTCAAGTCATAGAAgcgctagctctggtccaggccGTTACTGCGCTACCCTCTAGACCTACTAACATAGTCAACTTGTTGTTGCGAGATGGGTAGGACCAGAGCGAGAGAAGCGCCTGACAAGTTTGTAGACTGTGTAATAGCCTGACTAGTTTGTAGACTGTGTAATAGCCTGACTAGTTTGTAGACTGTGTCATAGCCTGACTAGTTTGTAGACTGTGTCATAGCCTGACT
This window of the Oncorhynchus tshawytscha isolate Ot180627B unplaced genomic scaffold, Otsh_v2.0 Un_contig_6162_pilon_pilon, whole genome shotgun sequence genome carries:
- the LOC121842385 gene encoding nanos homolog 3-like, which gives rise to MESENKSFQPWRDYMKLADAVREMKLGNFTSEPSTVDGHHSSICATMVEFEQFPSRALLSPIAPVATPPLRHENSKSVPLRKAAPLHPSSSEGPTTSTAASRPSVGTRVQRERKKATRSKMPEGAPSPERLSCSFCKHNGESESVFGSHSLKDQDGAVVCPYLRQYACPLCGATGAQAHTKRFCPRVETTYNSVYVK